Proteins from a single region of Punica granatum isolate Tunisia-2019 chromosome 8, ASM765513v2, whole genome shotgun sequence:
- the LOC116188077 gene encoding TMV resistance protein N-like isoform X1 — protein sequence MSSRLNISEEFETEECHVFLNFRGKDTRRGFINTLSAFFQFKERNIRVFLDEKKIKVGNEIAERIKRAITDSQIYICVFSRNYASSPWCLRELAFMLESRRKSNGKEILPIFYNVKVEDVKLKTDLYRDHLSELKKEYGEETVQKWEKALKEIAAIKGWDSADYGGDADLSEVVVGEVRSRLKIQQMRGHLVGLKEAIDNVIAKLDIESGGVKFLAIHGVSGVGKTSLAKSVFHQLSVRFQGCSFLADIQESFEHGNGFEALKEQLLRDIPDSDGESTSIEKRFRDKKVLIVLDNVNKREQVMEFAKKSLRFGPGSRIIITTAKDHPILLIQPAAGKKSTEGAAKKFKEFDTLEMKEMEFDQALRLFSKYAFCKDSPPDDHRSLSEQAVESVGPLIPLTIEIIGSFLRGKNEEVWNRTFLELKEIHSHAINLKLKVIYDALSYQAKQIFLDIACLFVNKEKTNAMYTWEACHNNREGIDVLTGMSMVKILDDGKLWMHDYLRDLGRGIVDADRWKNPGVLTRLWRHNEALEVLQRYEGKQNVEALCLCYDPSLRGLTLTHKEFTNLKVLRFLKLYSVKLSGDLEHLLPRLRWLSWHECPHEFEATNLLLRKLVILDLSESLIMDKWGGWSCLQGAIILKVLDLTGCRHLERTPNLSKFKYLERMILAGCTRLVEIDSSIVEMKRLKYLNLRGCDSLMELPEQIGSLEALSEIIFMQGECKPFNLPESIGSSKSMSILEVGNVGISQLPLSKGGLGRLERLSLFRCSMIKQLPDSLGGLSQLIELDVSETGIIAFPASIGDLKELKVIKMSRCPITELPRAIGMAQNLKELHADHCTELRGEVPAEIGNLSHLKILDLSYTGITTLPETISQLSELEILHLESCHNLERLPKLPQGLTRLHFELWSLLEDPILCELGNLVDLVMSDIGPDLPSQGHISNLEWMQTLSKLENLDLSVSDSSTFCLPQLKSLNLSCRDLSKACSELPCTLSRLVLAHLEVHSRLPHFENLENLSFLSFYRCSIKEKDGLELGQLKSLFHFSAIECLFRMGKGLCLPKDLRVLSMSECEFCADTFLDLAGLKHLKQLKLSKCKGLIEVRGVGQLESLQELIVRHCECLARLDDLSNLRKLEIVKIYDCEMLTYVGDLERISELDLKEKFIFLNCRPVKGSCDEQSS from the exons ATGAGTTCGAGGTTGAATATTTCAGAAGAATTTGAGACCGAGGAGTGTCATGTGTTCTTGAACTTCCGAGGGAAAGATACCCGTAGGGGGTTCATAAACACGCTGTCTGCTTTCTTTCAATTTAAGGAGCGTAACATCAGGGTTTTCCTTGATGAGAAGAAGATCAAAGTGGGGAATGAGATCGCCGAGAGGATTAAGCGAGCCATTACTGACTCGCAGATTTACATTTGCGTCTTCTCTCGCAACTATGCTTCCAGTCCGTGGTGCCTCCGGGAATTAGCTTTCATGTTGGAGTCGAGGAGAAAATCGAACGGCAAAGAGATCTTGCCCATTTTCTACAACGTTAAGGTGGAAGATGTGAAGCTCAAGACTGATTTGTACCGGGACCACCTGAGCGAGCTCAAGAAGGAGTATGGAGAGGAGACGGTGCAGAAATGGGAGAAAGCTCTAAAGGAGATCGCTGCGATTAAGGGATGGGACTCGGCTGATTACGG CGGCGATGCAGACCTTAGCGAAGTAGTGGTTGGCGAGGTTAGGAGCAGATTGAAGATACAACAAATGAGAGGTCATTTAGTCGGGTTGAAAGAGGCCATAGACAATGTAATTGCCAAGTTAGATATCGAATCAGGTGGGGTAAAGTTTCTTGCAATCCATGGAGTTAGTGGAGTTGGTAAGACATCTCTTGCCAAGTCTGTTTTCCATCAACTCTCTGTCCGCTTTCAAGGCTGCAGCTTCCTTGCAGATATTCAAGAATCATTCGAGCACGGTAATGGTTTTGAAGCCTTGAAGGAGCAATTACTTCGAGATATTCCCGACAGTGACGGGGAGTCCACCTCTATCGAAAAAAGGTTTCGTGACAAAAAGGTTCTCATTGTCCTGGATAATGTGAACAAGAGAGAACAAGTCATGGAATTCGCTAAGAAGTCTCTCCGGTTTGGTCCCGGCAGCAGGATAATTATCACGACGGCGAAGGATCATCCTATCTTACTGATCCAACCAGCTGCTGGAAAAAAATCAACAGAGGGCGCTGCAAAGAAGTTCAAAGAGTTTGACACCTTGGAGATGAAGGAAATGGAGTTTGACCAAGCACTCCGACTTTTCAGCAAATATGCCTTTTGTAAAGACTCACCTCCAGATGACCACCGGAGCTTGTCTGAACAAGCTGTCGAAAGCGTTGGACCACTGATTCCTCTAACAATTGAGATAATCGGTTCTTTTCTTCGTGGCAAAAACGAAGAAGTTTGGAACAGAACTTTTTTAGAGTTGAAAGAGATACATTCACATgcaattaacctaaaattgaAGGTCATTTATGATGCACTCAGCTATCAGGCAAAGCAAATTTTCCTAGATATTGCATGTTTGTTTGTAAACAAGGAGAAAACAAATGCAATGTACACGTGGGAAGCTTGTCATAACAACAGGGAGGGCATTGATGTTCTCACTGGGATGTCAATGGTAAAAATTCTCGATGATGGTAAACTGTGGATGCATGACTATCTCAGAGACCTCGGAAGGGGCATTGTTGATGCAGACCGCTGGAAGAATCCTGGAGTGCTGACTAGATTGTGGAGACATAACGAAGCACTGGAAGTGCTACAGAGATATGAG GGAAAACAAAATGTTGAAGCACTTTGCTTATGCTATGATCCTTCTTTACGTGGTCTTACTCTTACACATAAAGAATTTACGAATCTCAAAGTGCTAAGGTTCCTCAAACTTTATTCGGTGAAACTTTCGGGGGACTTGGAGCACCTCCTTCCACGGTTAAGGTGGCTTTCTTGGCATGAGTGCCCTCATGAATTTGAAGCAACCAatcttctcttgagaaagttGGTCATTCTTGATCTTTCTGAGAGTTTAATAATGGATAAGTGGGGAGGATGGAGCTGTCTCCAG GGTGCAATTATCTTGAAAGTTTTGGATCTAACAGGATGCAGACATTTAGAAAGAACACCGAACCTCTCGAAATTCAAGTATTTGGAAAGAATGATTCTTGCAGGTTGCACAAGGTTGGTTGAAATTGACTCTTCTATTGTGGAGATGAAGCGACTTAAGTACTTGAATCTCAGAGGATGCGATTCCCTTATGGAACTGCCTGAGCAAATAGGTTCACTTGAAGCTCTGTCGGAGATCATATTCATGCAAGGGGAATGCAAACCGTTCAACTTGCCAGAATCAATTGGATCTTCGAAATCTATGTCAATCCTTGAAGTTGGAAATGTGGGAATTTCCCAACTTCCACTATCCAAAGGAGGACTAGGAAGACTTGAGCGGTTATCTTTATTCAGGTGCTCAATGATCAAGCAACTCCCTGATTCACTTGGTGGCTTAAGTCAGTTGATTGAGTTGGACGTATCGGAGACGGGAATCATTGCCTTTCCTGCTTCCATTGGAGATCTAAAAGAACTGAAGGTGATAAAAATGAGCCGTTGTCCTATAACGGAATTACCAAGGGCTATTGGGATGGCACAGAATCTCAAAGAGTTGCATGCCGATCATTGTACAGAATTGAGAGGGGAAGTTCCAGCGGAAATTGGGAATCTGTcacatttgaaaattctggacTTATCGTACACCGGTATCACTACCTTGCCAGAAACAATAAGCCAGCTGTCTGAACTCGAAATACTGCATCTAGAATCATGTCACAATCTGGAAAGACTGCCAAAGCTTCCCCAAGGGCTGACTAGGTTGCATTTTGAGCTTTGGTCACTTTTGGAAGACCCCATTCTTTGTGAACTGGGAAATCTTGTCGATTTGGTGATGTCTGATATCGGACCTGATCTACCAAGTCAAGGACACATTTCCAACTTGGAGTGGATGCAAACACTATCCAAGTTAGAGAATCTGGATCTGAGCGTATCAGATTCGAGCACTTTCTGCTTACCTCAGCTCAAGTCCCTCAATTTATCTTGCAGGGACCTATCCAAAGCTTGCTCGGAACTTCCGTGCACTTTATCAAGGTTGGTTCTTGCACATCTTGAGGTACATTCAAGATTGCCACACTTTGAAAACTTGGAGAACCTTTCGTTTTTAAGTTTTTACAGATGCTCCATAAAGGAGAAAGATGGGCTGGAACTTGGACAATTGAAGTCCCTGTTCCATTTCTCTGCAATTGAATGCCTCTTTCGAATGGGTAAAGGGCTTTGCCTGCCAAAAGATTTGAGAGTTCTGAGCATGAGTGAGTGCGAGTTCTGTGCCGATACATTTCTTGATCTAGCCGGCTTGAAGCATCTTAAGCAGTTGAAGCTTTCAAAGTGCAAAGGACTGATTGAAGTTCGAGGTGTTGGACAACTGGAATCATTGCAGGAACTCATAGTTCGCCATTGTGAGTGCTTGGCAAGGCTAGATGATCTGTCAAATCTGAGGAAGCTAGAAATTGTCAAGATATATGACTGCGAGATGCTGACATATGTTGGGGATCTTGAGAGAATATCAGAATTGGACTTAAAGGAgaagtttatatttttgaacTGCAGACCAGTGAAAGGTTCATGCGATGAACAAAGCTCATGA
- the LOC116188077 gene encoding TMV resistance protein N-like isoform X3, which translates to MSSRLNISEEFETEECHVFLNFRGKDTRRGFINTLSAFFQFKERNIRVFLDEKKIKVGNEIAERIKRAITDSQIYICVFSRNYASSPWCLRELAFMLESRRKSNGKEILPIFYNVKVEDVKLKTDLYRDHLSELKKEYGEETVQKWEKALKEIAAIKGWDSADYGGDADLSEVVVGEVRSRLKIQQMRGHLVGLKEAIDNVIAKLDIESDIQESFEHGNGFEALKEQLLRDIPDSDGESTSIEKRFRDKKVLIVLDNVNKREQVMEFAKKSLRFGPGSRIIITTAKDHPILLIQPAAGKKSTEGAAKKFKEFDTLEMKEMEFDQALRLFSKYAFCKDSPPDDHRSLSEQAVESVGPLIPLTIEIIGSFLRGKNEEVWNRTFLELKEIHSHAINLKLKVIYDALSYQAKQIFLDIACLFVNKEKTNAMYTWEACHNNREGIDVLTGMSMVKILDDGKLWMHDYLRDLGRGIVDADRWKNPGVLTRLWRHNEALEVLQRYEGKQNVEALCLCYDPSLRGLTLTHKEFTNLKVLRFLKLYSVKLSGDLEHLLPRLRWLSWHECPHEFEATNLLLRKLVILDLSESLIMDKWGGWSCLQGAIILKVLDLTGCRHLERTPNLSKFKYLERMILAGCTRLVEIDSSIVEMKRLKYLNLRGCDSLMELPEQIGSLEALSEIIFMQGECKPFNLPESIGSSKSMSILEVGNVGISQLPLSKGGLGRLERLSLFRCSMIKQLPDSLGGLSQLIELDVSETGIIAFPASIGDLKELKVIKMSRCPITELPRAIGMAQNLKELHADHCTELRGEVPAEIGNLSHLKILDLSYTGITTLPETISQLSELEILHLESCHNLERLPKLPQGLTRLHFELWSLLEDPILCELGNLVDLVMSDIGPDLPSQGHISNLEWMQTLSKLENLDLSVSDSSTFCLPQLKSLNLSCRDLSKACSELPCTLSRLVLAHLEVHSRLPHFENLENLSFLSFYRCSIKEKDGLELGQLKSLFHFSAIECLFRMGKGLCLPKDLRVLSMSECEFCADTFLDLAGLKHLKQLKLSKCKGLIEVRGVGQLESLQELIVRHCECLARLDDLSNLRKLEIVKIYDCEMLTYVGDLERISELDLKEKFIFLNCRPVKGSCDEQSS; encoded by the exons ATGAGTTCGAGGTTGAATATTTCAGAAGAATTTGAGACCGAGGAGTGTCATGTGTTCTTGAACTTCCGAGGGAAAGATACCCGTAGGGGGTTCATAAACACGCTGTCTGCTTTCTTTCAATTTAAGGAGCGTAACATCAGGGTTTTCCTTGATGAGAAGAAGATCAAAGTGGGGAATGAGATCGCCGAGAGGATTAAGCGAGCCATTACTGACTCGCAGATTTACATTTGCGTCTTCTCTCGCAACTATGCTTCCAGTCCGTGGTGCCTCCGGGAATTAGCTTTCATGTTGGAGTCGAGGAGAAAATCGAACGGCAAAGAGATCTTGCCCATTTTCTACAACGTTAAGGTGGAAGATGTGAAGCTCAAGACTGATTTGTACCGGGACCACCTGAGCGAGCTCAAGAAGGAGTATGGAGAGGAGACGGTGCAGAAATGGGAGAAAGCTCTAAAGGAGATCGCTGCGATTAAGGGATGGGACTCGGCTGATTACGG CGGCGATGCAGACCTTAGCGAAGTAGTGGTTGGCGAGGTTAGGAGCAGATTGAAGATACAACAAATGAGAGGTCATTTAGTCGGGTTGAAAGAGGCCATAGACAATGTAATTGCCAAGTTAGATATCGAATCAG ATATTCAAGAATCATTCGAGCACGGTAATGGTTTTGAAGCCTTGAAGGAGCAATTACTTCGAGATATTCCCGACAGTGACGGGGAGTCCACCTCTATCGAAAAAAGGTTTCGTGACAAAAAGGTTCTCATTGTCCTGGATAATGTGAACAAGAGAGAACAAGTCATGGAATTCGCTAAGAAGTCTCTCCGGTTTGGTCCCGGCAGCAGGATAATTATCACGACGGCGAAGGATCATCCTATCTTACTGATCCAACCAGCTGCTGGAAAAAAATCAACAGAGGGCGCTGCAAAGAAGTTCAAAGAGTTTGACACCTTGGAGATGAAGGAAATGGAGTTTGACCAAGCACTCCGACTTTTCAGCAAATATGCCTTTTGTAAAGACTCACCTCCAGATGACCACCGGAGCTTGTCTGAACAAGCTGTCGAAAGCGTTGGACCACTGATTCCTCTAACAATTGAGATAATCGGTTCTTTTCTTCGTGGCAAAAACGAAGAAGTTTGGAACAGAACTTTTTTAGAGTTGAAAGAGATACATTCACATgcaattaacctaaaattgaAGGTCATTTATGATGCACTCAGCTATCAGGCAAAGCAAATTTTCCTAGATATTGCATGTTTGTTTGTAAACAAGGAGAAAACAAATGCAATGTACACGTGGGAAGCTTGTCATAACAACAGGGAGGGCATTGATGTTCTCACTGGGATGTCAATGGTAAAAATTCTCGATGATGGTAAACTGTGGATGCATGACTATCTCAGAGACCTCGGAAGGGGCATTGTTGATGCAGACCGCTGGAAGAATCCTGGAGTGCTGACTAGATTGTGGAGACATAACGAAGCACTGGAAGTGCTACAGAGATATGAG GGAAAACAAAATGTTGAAGCACTTTGCTTATGCTATGATCCTTCTTTACGTGGTCTTACTCTTACACATAAAGAATTTACGAATCTCAAAGTGCTAAGGTTCCTCAAACTTTATTCGGTGAAACTTTCGGGGGACTTGGAGCACCTCCTTCCACGGTTAAGGTGGCTTTCTTGGCATGAGTGCCCTCATGAATTTGAAGCAACCAatcttctcttgagaaagttGGTCATTCTTGATCTTTCTGAGAGTTTAATAATGGATAAGTGGGGAGGATGGAGCTGTCTCCAG GGTGCAATTATCTTGAAAGTTTTGGATCTAACAGGATGCAGACATTTAGAAAGAACACCGAACCTCTCGAAATTCAAGTATTTGGAAAGAATGATTCTTGCAGGTTGCACAAGGTTGGTTGAAATTGACTCTTCTATTGTGGAGATGAAGCGACTTAAGTACTTGAATCTCAGAGGATGCGATTCCCTTATGGAACTGCCTGAGCAAATAGGTTCACTTGAAGCTCTGTCGGAGATCATATTCATGCAAGGGGAATGCAAACCGTTCAACTTGCCAGAATCAATTGGATCTTCGAAATCTATGTCAATCCTTGAAGTTGGAAATGTGGGAATTTCCCAACTTCCACTATCCAAAGGAGGACTAGGAAGACTTGAGCGGTTATCTTTATTCAGGTGCTCAATGATCAAGCAACTCCCTGATTCACTTGGTGGCTTAAGTCAGTTGATTGAGTTGGACGTATCGGAGACGGGAATCATTGCCTTTCCTGCTTCCATTGGAGATCTAAAAGAACTGAAGGTGATAAAAATGAGCCGTTGTCCTATAACGGAATTACCAAGGGCTATTGGGATGGCACAGAATCTCAAAGAGTTGCATGCCGATCATTGTACAGAATTGAGAGGGGAAGTTCCAGCGGAAATTGGGAATCTGTcacatttgaaaattctggacTTATCGTACACCGGTATCACTACCTTGCCAGAAACAATAAGCCAGCTGTCTGAACTCGAAATACTGCATCTAGAATCATGTCACAATCTGGAAAGACTGCCAAAGCTTCCCCAAGGGCTGACTAGGTTGCATTTTGAGCTTTGGTCACTTTTGGAAGACCCCATTCTTTGTGAACTGGGAAATCTTGTCGATTTGGTGATGTCTGATATCGGACCTGATCTACCAAGTCAAGGACACATTTCCAACTTGGAGTGGATGCAAACACTATCCAAGTTAGAGAATCTGGATCTGAGCGTATCAGATTCGAGCACTTTCTGCTTACCTCAGCTCAAGTCCCTCAATTTATCTTGCAGGGACCTATCCAAAGCTTGCTCGGAACTTCCGTGCACTTTATCAAGGTTGGTTCTTGCACATCTTGAGGTACATTCAAGATTGCCACACTTTGAAAACTTGGAGAACCTTTCGTTTTTAAGTTTTTACAGATGCTCCATAAAGGAGAAAGATGGGCTGGAACTTGGACAATTGAAGTCCCTGTTCCATTTCTCTGCAATTGAATGCCTCTTTCGAATGGGTAAAGGGCTTTGCCTGCCAAAAGATTTGAGAGTTCTGAGCATGAGTGAGTGCGAGTTCTGTGCCGATACATTTCTTGATCTAGCCGGCTTGAAGCATCTTAAGCAGTTGAAGCTTTCAAAGTGCAAAGGACTGATTGAAGTTCGAGGTGTTGGACAACTGGAATCATTGCAGGAACTCATAGTTCGCCATTGTGAGTGCTTGGCAAGGCTAGATGATCTGTCAAATCTGAGGAAGCTAGAAATTGTCAAGATATATGACTGCGAGATGCTGACATATGTTGGGGATCTTGAGAGAATATCAGAATTGGACTTAAAGGAgaagtttatatttttgaacTGCAGACCAGTGAAAGGTTCATGCGATGAACAAAGCTCATGA
- the LOC116188077 gene encoding TMV resistance protein N-like isoform X2 → MSSRLNISEEFETEECHVFLNFRGKDTRRGFINTLSAFFQFKERNIRVFLDEKKIKVGNEIAERIKRAITDSQIYICVFSRNYASSPWCLRELAFMLESRRKSNGKEILPIFYNVKVEDVKLKTDLYRDHLSELKKEYGEETVQKWEKALKEIAAIKGWDSADYGGDADLSEVVVGEVRSRLKIQQMRGHLVGLKEAIDNVIAKLDIESGGVKFLAIHGVSGVDIQESFEHGNGFEALKEQLLRDIPDSDGESTSIEKRFRDKKVLIVLDNVNKREQVMEFAKKSLRFGPGSRIIITTAKDHPILLIQPAAGKKSTEGAAKKFKEFDTLEMKEMEFDQALRLFSKYAFCKDSPPDDHRSLSEQAVESVGPLIPLTIEIIGSFLRGKNEEVWNRTFLELKEIHSHAINLKLKVIYDALSYQAKQIFLDIACLFVNKEKTNAMYTWEACHNNREGIDVLTGMSMVKILDDGKLWMHDYLRDLGRGIVDADRWKNPGVLTRLWRHNEALEVLQRYEGKQNVEALCLCYDPSLRGLTLTHKEFTNLKVLRFLKLYSVKLSGDLEHLLPRLRWLSWHECPHEFEATNLLLRKLVILDLSESLIMDKWGGWSCLQGAIILKVLDLTGCRHLERTPNLSKFKYLERMILAGCTRLVEIDSSIVEMKRLKYLNLRGCDSLMELPEQIGSLEALSEIIFMQGECKPFNLPESIGSSKSMSILEVGNVGISQLPLSKGGLGRLERLSLFRCSMIKQLPDSLGGLSQLIELDVSETGIIAFPASIGDLKELKVIKMSRCPITELPRAIGMAQNLKELHADHCTELRGEVPAEIGNLSHLKILDLSYTGITTLPETISQLSELEILHLESCHNLERLPKLPQGLTRLHFELWSLLEDPILCELGNLVDLVMSDIGPDLPSQGHISNLEWMQTLSKLENLDLSVSDSSTFCLPQLKSLNLSCRDLSKACSELPCTLSRLVLAHLEVHSRLPHFENLENLSFLSFYRCSIKEKDGLELGQLKSLFHFSAIECLFRMGKGLCLPKDLRVLSMSECEFCADTFLDLAGLKHLKQLKLSKCKGLIEVRGVGQLESLQELIVRHCECLARLDDLSNLRKLEIVKIYDCEMLTYVGDLERISELDLKEKFIFLNCRPVKGSCDEQSS, encoded by the exons ATGAGTTCGAGGTTGAATATTTCAGAAGAATTTGAGACCGAGGAGTGTCATGTGTTCTTGAACTTCCGAGGGAAAGATACCCGTAGGGGGTTCATAAACACGCTGTCTGCTTTCTTTCAATTTAAGGAGCGTAACATCAGGGTTTTCCTTGATGAGAAGAAGATCAAAGTGGGGAATGAGATCGCCGAGAGGATTAAGCGAGCCATTACTGACTCGCAGATTTACATTTGCGTCTTCTCTCGCAACTATGCTTCCAGTCCGTGGTGCCTCCGGGAATTAGCTTTCATGTTGGAGTCGAGGAGAAAATCGAACGGCAAAGAGATCTTGCCCATTTTCTACAACGTTAAGGTGGAAGATGTGAAGCTCAAGACTGATTTGTACCGGGACCACCTGAGCGAGCTCAAGAAGGAGTATGGAGAGGAGACGGTGCAGAAATGGGAGAAAGCTCTAAAGGAGATCGCTGCGATTAAGGGATGGGACTCGGCTGATTACGG CGGCGATGCAGACCTTAGCGAAGTAGTGGTTGGCGAGGTTAGGAGCAGATTGAAGATACAACAAATGAGAGGTCATTTAGTCGGGTTGAAAGAGGCCATAGACAATGTAATTGCCAAGTTAGATATCGAATCAGGTGGGGTAAAGTTTCTTGCAATCCATGGAGTTAGTGGAGTTG ATATTCAAGAATCATTCGAGCACGGTAATGGTTTTGAAGCCTTGAAGGAGCAATTACTTCGAGATATTCCCGACAGTGACGGGGAGTCCACCTCTATCGAAAAAAGGTTTCGTGACAAAAAGGTTCTCATTGTCCTGGATAATGTGAACAAGAGAGAACAAGTCATGGAATTCGCTAAGAAGTCTCTCCGGTTTGGTCCCGGCAGCAGGATAATTATCACGACGGCGAAGGATCATCCTATCTTACTGATCCAACCAGCTGCTGGAAAAAAATCAACAGAGGGCGCTGCAAAGAAGTTCAAAGAGTTTGACACCTTGGAGATGAAGGAAATGGAGTTTGACCAAGCACTCCGACTTTTCAGCAAATATGCCTTTTGTAAAGACTCACCTCCAGATGACCACCGGAGCTTGTCTGAACAAGCTGTCGAAAGCGTTGGACCACTGATTCCTCTAACAATTGAGATAATCGGTTCTTTTCTTCGTGGCAAAAACGAAGAAGTTTGGAACAGAACTTTTTTAGAGTTGAAAGAGATACATTCACATgcaattaacctaaaattgaAGGTCATTTATGATGCACTCAGCTATCAGGCAAAGCAAATTTTCCTAGATATTGCATGTTTGTTTGTAAACAAGGAGAAAACAAATGCAATGTACACGTGGGAAGCTTGTCATAACAACAGGGAGGGCATTGATGTTCTCACTGGGATGTCAATGGTAAAAATTCTCGATGATGGTAAACTGTGGATGCATGACTATCTCAGAGACCTCGGAAGGGGCATTGTTGATGCAGACCGCTGGAAGAATCCTGGAGTGCTGACTAGATTGTGGAGACATAACGAAGCACTGGAAGTGCTACAGAGATATGAG GGAAAACAAAATGTTGAAGCACTTTGCTTATGCTATGATCCTTCTTTACGTGGTCTTACTCTTACACATAAAGAATTTACGAATCTCAAAGTGCTAAGGTTCCTCAAACTTTATTCGGTGAAACTTTCGGGGGACTTGGAGCACCTCCTTCCACGGTTAAGGTGGCTTTCTTGGCATGAGTGCCCTCATGAATTTGAAGCAACCAatcttctcttgagaaagttGGTCATTCTTGATCTTTCTGAGAGTTTAATAATGGATAAGTGGGGAGGATGGAGCTGTCTCCAG GGTGCAATTATCTTGAAAGTTTTGGATCTAACAGGATGCAGACATTTAGAAAGAACACCGAACCTCTCGAAATTCAAGTATTTGGAAAGAATGATTCTTGCAGGTTGCACAAGGTTGGTTGAAATTGACTCTTCTATTGTGGAGATGAAGCGACTTAAGTACTTGAATCTCAGAGGATGCGATTCCCTTATGGAACTGCCTGAGCAAATAGGTTCACTTGAAGCTCTGTCGGAGATCATATTCATGCAAGGGGAATGCAAACCGTTCAACTTGCCAGAATCAATTGGATCTTCGAAATCTATGTCAATCCTTGAAGTTGGAAATGTGGGAATTTCCCAACTTCCACTATCCAAAGGAGGACTAGGAAGACTTGAGCGGTTATCTTTATTCAGGTGCTCAATGATCAAGCAACTCCCTGATTCACTTGGTGGCTTAAGTCAGTTGATTGAGTTGGACGTATCGGAGACGGGAATCATTGCCTTTCCTGCTTCCATTGGAGATCTAAAAGAACTGAAGGTGATAAAAATGAGCCGTTGTCCTATAACGGAATTACCAAGGGCTATTGGGATGGCACAGAATCTCAAAGAGTTGCATGCCGATCATTGTACAGAATTGAGAGGGGAAGTTCCAGCGGAAATTGGGAATCTGTcacatttgaaaattctggacTTATCGTACACCGGTATCACTACCTTGCCAGAAACAATAAGCCAGCTGTCTGAACTCGAAATACTGCATCTAGAATCATGTCACAATCTGGAAAGACTGCCAAAGCTTCCCCAAGGGCTGACTAGGTTGCATTTTGAGCTTTGGTCACTTTTGGAAGACCCCATTCTTTGTGAACTGGGAAATCTTGTCGATTTGGTGATGTCTGATATCGGACCTGATCTACCAAGTCAAGGACACATTTCCAACTTGGAGTGGATGCAAACACTATCCAAGTTAGAGAATCTGGATCTGAGCGTATCAGATTCGAGCACTTTCTGCTTACCTCAGCTCAAGTCCCTCAATTTATCTTGCAGGGACCTATCCAAAGCTTGCTCGGAACTTCCGTGCACTTTATCAAGGTTGGTTCTTGCACATCTTGAGGTACATTCAAGATTGCCACACTTTGAAAACTTGGAGAACCTTTCGTTTTTAAGTTTTTACAGATGCTCCATAAAGGAGAAAGATGGGCTGGAACTTGGACAATTGAAGTCCCTGTTCCATTTCTCTGCAATTGAATGCCTCTTTCGAATGGGTAAAGGGCTTTGCCTGCCAAAAGATTTGAGAGTTCTGAGCATGAGTGAGTGCGAGTTCTGTGCCGATACATTTCTTGATCTAGCCGGCTTGAAGCATCTTAAGCAGTTGAAGCTTTCAAAGTGCAAAGGACTGATTGAAGTTCGAGGTGTTGGACAACTGGAATCATTGCAGGAACTCATAGTTCGCCATTGTGAGTGCTTGGCAAGGCTAGATGATCTGTCAAATCTGAGGAAGCTAGAAATTGTCAAGATATATGACTGCGAGATGCTGACATATGTTGGGGATCTTGAGAGAATATCAGAATTGGACTTAAAGGAgaagtttatatttttgaacTGCAGACCAGTGAAAGGTTCATGCGATGAACAAAGCTCATGA